A single Aspergillus chevalieri M1 DNA, chromosome 3, nearly complete sequence DNA region contains:
- a CDS encoding exocyst subunit SEC5 (COG:U;~EggNog:ENOG410PI7J;~InterPro:IPR039481,IPR029175;~PFAM:PF15469;~go_component: GO:0000145 - exocyst [Evidence IEA];~go_process: GO:0006893 - Golgi to plasma membrane transport [Evidence IEA]) produces MNDTDIANHYGLPSEFPETWPEELDESDESDTESLRGDGARSHKSRYFALERSGSQRKNLGSQRGGSGTDSLAQKDEPDPLGSGESVLKILKKRGLPLDEETRLRNRFLLSSTSFSPALFLSQAHSNDSIQSLLDGLGYLSRSIDQKSASLKVLVEANFERFVRAKATIDSVYTEMRNQGAPPQDDVPLAQIRRRSAHFRSSSAMARGVSPAPESSKNALTKESEYGMKGIRAPLVEASVKAEEVWGPALGGREREQILKSVVDTMERHRDVYEIGGQLSKAIKQRDYELVFGLFTNARTLANNARNIADMASSDGRSLTDEETHTILAMGRMWMDVDQQIQAFKRDLWRRLGDAPTTSTTATASGPVEEHMELIGALLELGVEDNPIWVWLMNRYDFLKTKITSFCERCKVELEILRRRLASGEVPSPRQVASYLRLAPREGSLDAQAMLDTDQVTELWECIHTYLSRLLSPHGGVLGEVLDFWEAAQSFIDGSKQRMLPVGFEGESRKHHRLSEEETLTLENGVVELVNLIRESVLALFASPPTDDLSILATPISPPSPSTPSFGVTPTESRFKLDPKNMPFPIPKRGEHWEDFAFWPPFSNSLSGIYYLDRFLAIIGMAAGEMAALGPVNRSGNTPDLLKSLVSTARERSVRVVCAAWGKDAEICKMLEDWTRDPEKRDLTKMPGLFVAYESAILGGMQKILYIPEAMAKPLTVEVVTQPPAKLLQMVRMQFVSSVYKALSGLVENAEHPEAPEEDNEWVLVGHATSVNGPDVASSVLVADAVDAENRNVRILLTLSNIKELQAVLVPQLISTFETSFSVKLTDEAKTIRDALHQIDDRLFQSYTNPTVETLNSTIFNGITAPDWEPSTNRPEQVRPYVYNTMLALVLVHTEISTTIPSTSLSASSRSSSGIPSPLMKTILTYLLSKVSSSLLAAFSARSEYTLAALMQATLDTEFIAQTLSQYSTDESSMVQSQIYVELDQRTTHEARAKLQAELGEMRGVLKNLRERTKGEFACFRKQRTGTGLKSA; encoded by the exons ATGAACGATACCGATATTGCAAACCATTACGGCCTACCGTCTGAGTTCCCAGAGACATGGCCGGAGGAACTCGACGAAAGCGATGAATCCGACACGGAGAGTCTACGCGGTGACGGCGCGCGGTCGCACAAGTCCCGATACTTTGCTTTGGAGCGCAGTGGGAGCCAACGGAAGAATCTGGGGTCACAAAGAGGAGGTAGTGGGACTGATAGTCTGGCTCAGAAGGATGAACCGGATCCTCTGGGCTCTGGAGAGAGCGTGCTGAAGATTCTCAAGAAGAGGGGGTTGCCCTTGGATGAAGAGACCCGGTTACGAAACAGGTTCCTTCTCTCGTCCACGTCGTTCTCGCCAGCGCTCTTTCTCTCCCAGGCACATTCGAATGACTCGATTCAATCGCTCCTCGATGGCTTAGGTTACCTGTCGCGGTCCATTGACCAAAAGTCCGCCTCGCTGAAGGTGCTGGTAGAGGCCAACTTTGAGCGTTTCGTTCGCGCCAAGGCGACCATTGATAGTGTCTACACGGAGATGAGAAACCAGGGCGCACCGCCACAGGATGACGTTCCTTTGGCCCAGATTCGTCGCCGGTCTGCACATTTCAGGAGCAGCTCGGCAATGGCGCGCGGCGTTTCCCCCGCGCCAGAAAGTAGTAAGAATGCTTTAACCAAGGAAAGTGAATACGGTATGAAAGGAATTCGTGCCCCTCTTGTGGAGGCTTCTGTGAAGGCGGAGGAAGTATGGGGCCCAGCCCTGGGGGGTCGTGAGCGAGAACAGATATTGAAATCCGTGGTCGACACGATGGAGAGACATCGCGATGTCTATGAAATTGGCGGACAgctttccaaggcgatcaaGCAAAGGGACTACGAATTGGTTTTTGGATTATTCACAAATGCAAGGACATTAGCCAACAATGCTAGGAATATTGCAGACATGGCTAGCAGCGATGGCCGGTCGTTGACCGACGAGGAGACGCATACGATTTTGGCCATGGGTCGCATGTGGATGGACGTAGAtcagcaaatccaagcaTTCAAGCGTGATCTCTGGAGGCGTCTAGGTGATGCACCCACCACATCCACAACAGCCACGGCATCTGGCCCAGTTGAGGAACACATGGAATTGATCGGGGCCTTGCTGGAATTGGGCGTCGAGGACAATCCGATCTGGGTTTGGCTCATGAACCGTTATGACTTCCTCAAGACCAAGATTACATCGTTCTGTGAACGTTGCAAAGTCGAACTCGAGATCCTCCGACGCAGACTGGCCAGTGGTGAGGTCCCATCCCCGCGACAAGTGGCATCCTACCTTCGACTGGCCCCTCGCGAGGGCTCACTCGACGCGCAAGCGATGCTAGATACGGACCAAGTTACTGAGCTCTGGGAGTGCATCCATACTTACTTGAGTAGATTATTGTCACCACATGGAGGAGTTCTGGGTGAAGTGCTGGATTTTTGGGAAGCTGCACAATCGTTTATTGACGGCAGCAAGCAAAGGATGCTTCCCGTTGGATTCGAAGGGGAGAGCCGTAAACACCATCGACTTTCGGAGGAGGAGACTTTGACTCTGGAGAACGGTGTCGTTGAGTTAGTCAATTTGATCCGCGAGAGCGTGTTGGCGCTGTTTGCTTCTCCCCCGACGGACGATCTCTCGATTCTCGCAACTCCAATATCACCGCCCAGCCCAAGCACGCCCAGCTTTGGGGTTACGCCCACCGAATCTCGCTTCAAACTTGATCCCAAAAACATGCCTTTCCCTATTCCTAAGCGGGGAGAGCATTGGGAGGACTTCGCCTTCTGGCCGCCTTTCTCCAACTCGCTCAGTGGTATATACTACCTCGACAGGTTCTTGGCCATTATCGGTATGGCAGCTGGCGAAATGGCTGCATTGGGCCCCGTGAACCGCAGCGGTAACACTCCCGATCTTCTCAAGTCGCTTGTGAGTACTGCTCGTGAGAGATCTGTCCGCGTCGTATGTGCTGCTTGGGGTAAAGATGCGGAAATCTGCAAGATGCTGGAGGATTGGACACGGGATCCCGAGAAGCGGGACTTGACCAAGATGCCCGGGTTGTTTGTTGCATATGAGAGTGCAATCCTTGGCGGGATGCAGAAGATCCTGTACATTCCGGAGGCCATGGCCAAACCTCTTACGGTGGAAGTTGTCACGCAACCTCCGGCGAAACTTCTCCAGATGGTGCGCATGCAGTTTGTGTCGAGCGTATACAAGGCGCTCAGCGGGCTGGTTGAAAATGCAGAGCATCCCGAGGCACCCGAGGAAGACAATGAGTGGGTTCTTGTTGGACATGCGACCTCAGTTAACGGACCAGATGTTGCATCATCTGTGCTTGTGGCAGATGCTGTGGATGCTGAGAACAGA AACGTGCGCATACTTCTCACGCTTTCCAATATCAAGGAACTCCAGGCCGTTCTAGTACCGCAGCTCATTTCGACCTTCGAAACATCCTTCTCCGTCAAGTTGACCGACGAAGCAAAGACCATCCGAGATGCACTGCACCAGATCGATGACCGCCTCTTCCAATCTTATACCAACCCAACCGTCGAGACACTGAACTCCACGATCTTCAACGGCATTACTGCCCCAGACTGGGAACCGTCAACCAACCGGCCCGAGCAAGTCCGGCCTTACGTATACAACACAATGCTAGCCTTGGTCCTTGTTCACACCGAGATCTCGACTACCATCCCGTCCACCTCCCTCTCAGCCTCAAGTCGCTCATCCTCCGGCATTCCGTCTCCTTTAATGAAAACGATTCTCACCTACCTCCTATCTAAGGTGTCTTCATCGCTTTTAGCCGCATTTAGTGCACGATCGGAGTACACGCTTGCGGCACTAATGCAAGCGACCCTGGACACTGAGTTCATTGCACAAACGCTGTCGCAGTATTCGACGGACGAGTCGTCTATGGTGCAGAGCCAGATCTATGTGGAATTGGACCAACGGACTACCCATGAAGCACGCGCTAAGCTCCAGGCGGAACTCGGAGAGATGAGAGGAGTTCTCAAGAATCTACGTGAAAGGACGAAGGGAGAGTTTGCCTGCTTCCGGAAGCAAAGAACTGGGACAGGGCTGAAATCAGCTTAA
- the IDH2 gene encoding isocitrate dehydrogenase (NAD(+)) IDH2 (COG:E;~EggNog:ENOG410PFWG;~InterPro:IPR004434,IPR024084,IPR019818;~PFAM:PF00180;~go_function: GO:0000287 - magnesium ion binding [Evidence IEA];~go_function: GO:0004449 - isocitrate dehydrogenase (NAD+) activity [Evidence IEA];~go_function: GO:0016616 - oxidoreductase activity, acting on the CH-OH group of donors, NAD or NADP as acceptor [Evidence IEA];~go_function: GO:0051287 - NAD binding [Evidence IEA];~go_process: GO:0006099 - tricarboxylic acid cycle [Evidence IEA];~go_process: GO:0055114 - oxidation-reduction process [Evidence IEA]), with the protein MISARTFITPARQCLRTTRVSPSFASPVSQFRRYASAADERVAKFKGQKGADGKYTVTMIEGDGIGPEIAQSVKDIFSAANAPIKWEPVDVTPILKDGKTAIPDDAIDSVKRNYVALKGPLATPVGKGHVSLNLTLRRTFNLFANVRPCRSVAGYQTPYDNVDTVLIRENTEGEYSGIEHVVVDGVVQSIKLITKEASERVLRFAFQYARSINKKKVRVVHKATIMKMSDGLFLNLARDIAKEFPDVEFDAELLDNSCLKIVTDPTPYNDKVLVMPNLYGDILSDMCAGLIGGLGLTPSGNIGDECSIFEAVHGSAPDIAGKGLANPTALLLSSIMMLQHMGLTEHAARIQKATFDTLAEGKALTGDLGGKAKTAEYADAIIKRL; encoded by the exons ATGATCTCTGCTAGAACCTTCATTACCCCCGCGCGTCAATGCCTGCGGACAACACGGGTGTCCCCAAGCTTTGCATCGCCGGTTTCGCAG TTCCGTCGCTATGCCTCTGCTGCCGATGAACGGGTTGCCAAATTCAAGGGTCAAAAGGGCGCTGAT GGAAAATACACCGTGACCATGATCGAGGGTGACGGTATCGGTCCTGAGATCGCTCAGTCCGTCAAGGACATCTTCTCCGCCGCAAAT GCCCCCATTAAGTGGGAGCCCGTCGACGTCACTCccatcctcaaggacggcaAGACCGCAATTCCCGACGATGCCATCGACAGTGTTAAGCGCAACTACGTCGCGCTCAAGGGCCCTCTCGCT ACTCCTGTCGGAAAGGGTCACGTCTCTCTTAATCTTACTCTCCGTCGTACCTTCAACCTCTTTGCCAACGTCCGTCCCTGCCGCTCCGTTGCTGGCTACCAGACCCCCTACGACAACGTCGACACTGTCCTGATCCGTGAGAACACCGAGGGTGAATACTCTGGTATCGAGCACGTTGTCGTCGACGGTGTCGTCCAGAGCATCAAGCTTATCACCAAGGAGGCTTCTGAGCGTGTGCTCCGTTTCGCCTTCCAGTACGCCCGCTCcatcaacaagaagaaggtcCGCGTGGTGCACAAGGCCACCATCATGAAGATGTCCGACGGTCTCTTCCTCAACCTCGCCCGCGACATCGCCAAGGAGTTCCCCGACGTTGAGTTCGACGCTGAGCTGCTGGACAATTCGTGCTTGAAGATCGTTACCGACCCCACCCCCTACAACGACAAGGTCCTTGTCATGCCCAACCTGTACGGTGACATTCTGTCCGACATGTGCGCCGGTCTCATCGGTGGTCTCGGTCTCACTCCCTCCGGTAACATTGGTGACGAGTGCTCGATCTTCGAGGCCGTCCACGGTTCCGCTCCCGACATTGCTGGCAAGGGTCTTGCCAACCCCACTGCTCTGCTTCTGAGCAGTATCATGATGCTTCAGCACATGGGTCTGACTGAGCACGCTGCTCGTATCCAGAAAGCCACCTTCGACACTCTTGCTGAGGGCAAG GCCCTCACTGGAGACCTTGGCGGTAAGGCCAAGACCGCTGAGTACGCTGATGCTATCATCAAGCGTCTCTAA
- a CDS encoding uncharacterized protein (COG:S;~EggNog:ENOG410PP1B;~InterPro:IPR012423;~PFAM:PF07904;~go_component: GO:0005634 - nucleus [Evidence IEA];~go_component: GO:0043189 - H4/H2A histone acetyltransferase complex [Evidence IEA];~go_process: GO:0006355 - regulation of transcription, DNA-templated [Evidence IEA]) codes for MPPKKKPKLAEASETENGQSSATPASGESAKLETDYDIVADPWTDEQETALLKAIIKWKPVGMHKHFRMIAISEFLKTQGYAPANADHTRIPGIWRKLSTLYNLAALDEREDSLISDVADDGDPSAERYCPFQLPDDEYGDMMFERRLATEDSASPTSGRAESRRGSTVADTDEARSSPAPSRGRKSTRGRPPGTRGTRAKRFQAEESRKSAATVDDEEDSEEEEADEDASDAAKEDSEIEDDEEEAGDSPNPRSTRAQTSRSKRGGGTGTRRTGRRR; via the exons ATGCCTCCAAAGAAGAAGCCTAAGCTTGCGGAAGCTTCAGAGACAGAGAATGGGCAGTCATCTGCTACACCAGCGTCCGGCGAGAGCGCGAAGCTAGAGACCGACTACGACATTGTCGCGGATCCTTGGACGGACGAGCAAGAGACGGCTTTACTGAAGGCGATTATCAAGTGGAAGCCTGTTG GCATGCACAAACACTTCCGCATGATCGCAATCTCCGAATTCCTCAAAACCCAAGGCTATGCGCCCGCGAACGCAGACCACACACGAATCCCTGGCATTTGGAGAAAGCTCAGCACACTTTACAATCTTGCAGCACTCGACGAGCGG GAGGATTCGTTAATATCAGATGTCGCGGATGACGGCGATCCCTCAGCCGAACGCTACTGTCCCTTCCAACTCCCCGATGATGAATACGGTGATATGATGTTTGAGAGGAGGTTGGCGACGGAGGACTCTGCATCGCCTACGAGTGGGCGGGCTGAGTCGAGGAGAGGGAGCACTGTGGCGGATACGGATG AAGCACGCTCCTCCCCTGCACCCTCCCGTGGCCGAAAGAGTACCCGCGGCCGTCCTCCAGGAACACGCGGCACGCGCGCGAAACGGTTCCAAGCTGAGGAATCCCGAAAAAGCGCAGCTACTGtcgatgacgaagaagactctgaagaggaggaagctgATGAGGATGCCTCGGACGCCGCGAAAGAAGACAGTGAGAttgaagacgatgaagaggaagcggGTGATTCTCCGAATCCAAGAAGTACAAGGGCTCAGACGTCACGGTCTAAACGAGGTGGAGGAACAGGGACAAGAAGGACGGGGAGGCGACGTTGA
- a CDS encoding tubulin gamma complex associated family protein (COG:Z;~EggNog:ENOG410PK2S;~InterPro:IPR007259,IPR041470,IPR042241,IPR040457;~PFAM:PF04130,PF17681;~go_component: GO:0000922 - spindle pole [Evidence IEA];~go_component: GO:0005815 - microtubule organizing center [Evidence IEA];~go_function: GO:0043015 - gamma-tubulin binding [Evidence IEA];~go_process: GO:0000226 - microtubule cytoskeleton organization [Evidence IEA];~go_process: GO:0007020 - microtubule nucleation [Evidence IEA]), protein MMEDDYGIDPFSSENLWRLSRFTLQSLQPLEPLPWNERLPDLEDGFFSNPARLFDIEGDKLHQLDIFGNEIVIEPEQLLEPITDTSSESQFDEHATDHHDGIYKLDDDIGLLDRLNGYLSYKPPLPSWETYHNRSHREPVSAYFSESGAKGFDAALAHYSMKKRVNVAGRLVRSDVFFQALIRLGLGWGSAFFRYNVEAKTFEKGLNDVRVSGVSLPMLNQVTNELLQCGTDMQRIRVFVRSTSAKNAKLSALSTFASTTAVIIYTLERQLASQSTHAVSILQIKSLFSRGGELVNALAGMVDAAEKVSSDAQIMSVVMQEAAYLTHRFGWIENLMREVVVRVTEPWLGHLEAWVGLRPETPVLNELLTSGKGFAMLERQEENGRVKAGPASQHYKYQSDEMPSFIPDDQALLIFESGRSLRFLRQSHPQHPLSNDMVRNTEPPRLRCADSWADIERIQTKAHEYESLLRAEILKYNRGERVNTNVVDGGNDLSNSGENDSGTLEGIYDLLDMEDQRTTGLLTGPDSLQKDKLGLLSSDVGQFEGLDGKFGPEMTFSLYLSFAPLLSSQALLIDFSCLHMLFKEHEIRNHLTLQWRYQLLGDGFFVSRLSHALFDPEMESGERKSGVVRSGVHTGLRLGSRDTWPPASSELRLVLIGLLTESYSAGSGSGDMDDAQHHREKELPGGLSFAVRELTAEEITKCKDPNAIQALDFLRLQYKPPSVLEIIITQRSLDKYDRLFKHLLRLIRMVSVVKSIVRDSTARNSLSGDTHNVFQKFRVHAQHFVLAVSDYCFHVGVESTWKRFQDTLSRIEYCLDRGDIDSTIDAAHSVPRLRDYHEDILDEILFALFLSKRHAQAAKLLESIFGTILVFAPISRMDSVKGVRQESEATVSHLYKTFRKQASAFVNYLRGLDGSTASMKSVGKAGATFASRSGPTSVFDHLLSRLDINGYY, encoded by the exons ATGATGGAGGACGACTATGGGATAGATCCATTTTCTAGTGAGAATTTATGGAGGCTCTCTAGGTTTACCCTGCAATCGCTGCAGCCATTGGAGCCTTTACCGTGGAATGAGAGGTTGCCTG ATCTGGAAGATGGATTCTTTAGTAACCCGGCTAGGTTATTCGATATCGAAGGCGACAAGTTACATCAGCTGGATATCTTTGGAAACGAAATCGTCATCGAACCCGAACAGTTACTCGAGCCCATTACCGATACTTCGAGCGAGAGCCAATTTGACGAGCATGCTACCGACCACCACGATGGTATTTACAAATTAGATGATGATATTGGATTACTCGACCGTCTGAATGGGTATTTGAGCTACAAGCCGCCGCTACCATCGTGGGAGACATATCACAACCGATCGCACCGTGAGCCAGTTTCCGCATATTTCAGCGAGTCGGGGGCAAAGGGCTTCGATGCGGCATTGGCACACTATTCGATGAAGAAAAGGGTCAATGTTGCGGGGCGTCTAGTTCGAAGCGATGTATTCTTTCAGGCTCTCATTCGGCTTGGACTGGGGTGGGGTTCTGCGTTCTTTCGCTATAATGTGGAAGCGAAGACATTCGAGAAAGGGCTGAACGATGTGCGCGTCTCAGGCGTTAGTCTCCCGATGCTAAACCAGGTCACAAACGAGCTGCTCCAATGTGGAACAGATATGCAACGAATACGGGTCTTTGTTCGCAGTACTTCGGCCAAAAATGCGAAGCTCTCCGCCCTGTCCACTTTTGCTAGCACCACAGCTGTGATTATCTATACCCTGGAACGACAGCTGGCAAGTCAGTCGACACACGCGGTATCGATACTCCAGATCAAGTCTTTGTTCTCGCGAGGCGGCGAATTGGTTAACGCTCTGGCGGGTATGGTCGACGCAGCTGAAAAGGTTTCATCAGACGCTCAGATTATGTCCGTTGTTATGCAGGAGGCTGCATATCTAACGCATAGGTTTGGTTGGATAGAGAATCTGATGCGCGAAGTGGTCGTTCGTGTCACTGAACCTTGGCTCGGACATCTGGAGGCCTGGGTCGGGCTTCGTCCAGAGACACCCGTATTGAATGAACTGTTGACGAGCGGTAAGGGCTTTGCAATGTTGGAGCGACAGGAAGAAAACGGACGAGTCAAGGCAGGGCCTGCGAGCCAGCACTACAAGTACCAGTCTGATGAGATGCCATCTTTTATTCCCGACGACCAGGCCCTATTGATCTTCGAGAGCGGAAGAAGCTTGCGTTTTCTTAGACAATCTCATCCACAACATCCCCTTTCGAACGATATGGTTCGCAATACTGAACCACCCAGGCTTCGTTGTGCGGATTCTTGGGCCGACATCGAAAGGATACAGACGAAGGCCCACGAGTATGAATCATTACTTCGCGCGGAGATACTCAAGTACAACCGCGGTGAGCGCGTCAACACAAACGTTGTTGACGGAGGCAATGACCTTTCAAACTCTGGGGAGAACGATTCTGGCACTCTTGAGGGCATCTACGATCTACTTGACATGGAGGACCAACGCACAACCGGACTGCTGACTGGCCCTGACTCCCTGCAGAAAGATAAACTTGGTCTGCTGAGCTCTGACGTCGGACAATTCGAAGGCCTCGATGGAAAGTTTGGTCCGGAGATGACTTTCTCACTATACCTTTCATTCGCGCCGCTCCTTTCATCACAGGCACTACTCATCGACTTCTCATGTCTCCATATGCTATTCAAAGAACACGAAATCAGAAACCACCTGACACTCCAATGGAGGTACCAATTACTCGGCGATGGGTTTTTCGTGTCTCGCCTCTCTCATGCTCTCTTCGACCCGGAGATGGAAAGCGGCGAGCGGAAGTCTGGCGTGGTGCGTAGTGGCGTGCATACCGGTCTTCGTCTGGGAAGCCGTGATACATGGCCTCCGGCAAGCTCAGAGCTGCGGTTGGTGCTTATTGgacttctaactgaaagctACAGCGCGGGGAGTGGCTCGGGCGATATGGACGATGCCCAGCATCACAGAGAAAAGGAACTCCCCGGTGGCTTGAGCTTCGCTGTTCGAGAGTTGACTGCTGAAGAAATAACAAAGTGCAAGGATCCCAATGCCATTCAAGCGTTAGACTTCCTCCGTCTCCAATACAAACCACCAAGTGTTCTGGAGATAATAATCACCCAACGATCTCTCGACAAATACGACCGCCTGTTCAAGcatctcctccgcctcaTCCGCATGGTCTCCGTCGTCAAATCCATCGTCCGCGACTCAACCGCAAGAAACTCCCTCTCAGGAGATACGCACAACGTATTTCAGAAATTCCGCGTCCACGCGCAACACTTCGTGCTCGCCGTGAGCGACTACTGCTTCCACGTCGGTGTTGAATCCACCTGGAAACGTTTCCAGGATACCCTCTCCCGAATCGAGTACTGTCTTGACCGTGGCGACATCGATAGCACTATTGATGCAGCACATTCAGTCCCTAGACTCCGTGACTACCATGAAGATATCCTCGACGAGATCCTCTTTGCTTTGTTCCTTAGCAAGCGCCACGCGCAAGCGGCCAAGTTGCTTGAAAGCATCTTCGGGACGATTCTTGTGTTTGCTCCCATTTCGAGGATGGATAGCGTGAAGGGTGTGCGGCAGGAAAGCGAAGCTACTGTTTCTCATCTGTACAAGACTTTCAGGAAGCAGGCTTCTGCTTTTGTGAATTACTTGCGCGGGTTGGATGGGAGTACGGCATCAATGAAGTCCGTTGGGAAAGCCGGTGCAACGTTTGCTTCGCGATCGGGGCCTACGAGTGTTTTCGATCATCTTCTTTCCCGTTTGGATATTAATGGTTACTATTGA